The following proteins are co-located in the Polyangia bacterium genome:
- the alaS gene encoding alanine--tRNA ligase, translated as MSTPLEKPESRLSDAVRRQFLDYFRLKGHAEVGSSSLVPMNDPTLLFTNAGMNQFKDVFTGQAKLPYVRATSSQKCVRAGGKHNDLENVGRTARHHTFFEMLGNFSFGDYFKADAIAFAHQLLTGVYAIDAKRLIYTVHYSDDEARQLWKKIAGVGDDRVVGLGDKDNFWAMGETGPCGPCSEIHYHQGDDIPCAEVAAGRACQGPACDCDRWVEIWNLVFMQFEQLAPGNRQPLPKPSVDTGMGLERLCAVLQGVRSNYETDLLRPLIDRASSLSGKTFEASDYVGHSVSLRAIADHARAAAFLIADGVFPEKTGREYVLRRIMRRGVYHGWLLGIREPFLASMTGLVIEKMAGVYSELRERRELILKISHEEELRFRETLDRGVKILDQEFKAAGTGTAKSTLSGDVAFKLYDTFGFPLDLTRVIAEQNHWTVDEAGFERAMNEQRHRSDFHGSGEVAVEAVFQKVSARVGATLFVGYEKTRASSKIVALLADGVEVEVVGPFSKRVAIVTAETPFYGEQGGQVGDAGTIASGKGTFAVDDVKRPVATLYVHLGQIQTGELRVGDTVDLTVDTERRDAICRNHSATHLLHWALRVTLGEHVTQKGSLVARDRLRFDFSHFAPLAPDERQRVEDLVNERVRRNQPTATDVLAIAEAKKAGAIAFFGEKYGDTVRVVTMGESKEFCGGTHVARTGDIAFFKITEETGVAQGVRRIEAVTGDGAAAYVHKLEGELASAGELLRGGAFEVSGKVARLQADLREHEKEIDRLKRKLASGGGRDLLSEAQDVGGVRVLATRADVADPKALREVADQLRDKLRSGVVVLAGVEGDKIALVSMVTPDLVSRFNAGKIVGEVAKDVGGKGGGRADMAQGGGTRPDLLDGALARVFEMVRG; from the coding sequence CTCGCAAAAATGCGTGCGCGCCGGCGGCAAGCACAACGACCTGGAAAACGTCGGCCGCACCGCGCGCCACCACACCTTCTTCGAGATGCTGGGCAATTTTTCCTTCGGCGACTACTTCAAGGCCGACGCCATCGCCTTCGCTCACCAGCTTTTGACCGGCGTCTACGCCATCGACGCCAAGCGCCTCATCTACACCGTTCATTACTCCGACGACGAGGCCCGGCAGCTCTGGAAAAAAATCGCCGGCGTCGGCGATGACCGCGTGGTCGGCCTGGGCGACAAGGACAACTTCTGGGCCATGGGCGAGACCGGACCCTGCGGCCCGTGCAGCGAGATTCACTATCATCAGGGCGACGACATCCCGTGCGCCGAGGTGGCGGCCGGCCGCGCCTGCCAGGGACCGGCCTGCGACTGCGATCGCTGGGTGGAGATCTGGAACCTGGTCTTCATGCAGTTCGAACAGCTCGCGCCCGGCAACCGGCAGCCGCTGCCGAAGCCGTCCGTCGACACCGGCATGGGCTTGGAGCGCCTGTGCGCGGTGCTGCAGGGCGTGCGGTCGAACTACGAGACTGATTTGCTGCGGCCGCTGATCGATCGCGCGTCGTCACTGTCGGGCAAGACGTTCGAGGCCAGCGACTACGTCGGGCATTCGGTTTCGCTGCGAGCGATCGCCGACCACGCGCGAGCGGCGGCATTCTTGATCGCGGACGGCGTCTTCCCCGAGAAGACCGGGCGCGAGTACGTGTTGCGCCGGATCATGCGGCGGGGCGTCTACCACGGCTGGTTGCTCGGCATCCGCGAACCATTCCTGGCGTCGATGACAGGCCTGGTGATCGAGAAGATGGCCGGTGTCTATTCAGAGCTGCGCGAACGGCGCGAGCTGATCCTGAAGATCTCCCACGAAGAAGAGCTGCGGTTTCGAGAGACGCTGGATCGGGGGGTGAAGATCCTCGACCAGGAATTCAAAGCGGCCGGCACGGGCACGGCGAAGTCGACCCTGTCGGGTGACGTCGCCTTCAAGCTGTACGACACCTTCGGCTTCCCGCTCGATCTCACCCGGGTCATCGCCGAGCAGAATCACTGGACCGTCGACGAGGCCGGCTTCGAGCGCGCCATGAACGAGCAACGCCACCGCAGCGACTTCCACGGCTCGGGCGAGGTCGCCGTCGAGGCGGTGTTTCAAAAGGTCAGCGCTCGCGTCGGGGCAACGCTTTTCGTCGGCTACGAAAAGACCCGCGCCTCATCGAAGATCGTGGCGTTGCTCGCCGACGGCGTCGAGGTGGAGGTGGTCGGCCCGTTCTCCAAGCGCGTCGCCATCGTCACCGCCGAGACGCCGTTTTACGGCGAGCAAGGCGGCCAGGTCGGCGACGCCGGCACCATCGCCAGCGGCAAGGGCACGTTCGCCGTTGATGACGTCAAGCGACCGGTAGCGACGCTGTATGTGCACCTTGGCCAGATCCAGACCGGCGAGTTGCGCGTAGGTGACACAGTCGATCTGACCGTCGACACCGAGCGCCGCGACGCCATCTGCCGCAATCACTCGGCCACGCACCTCCTGCACTGGGCGCTGCGCGTGACGCTGGGCGAACACGTCACGCAGAAGGGCTCGCTGGTAGCGCGCGATCGCCTGCGCTTCGATTTCTCGCACTTCGCGCCGCTGGCGCCGGACGAGCGCCAGCGAGTCGAGGATCTGGTCAACGAACGCGTGCGACGCAACCAGCCTACCGCCACCGACGTGCTGGCCATCGCCGAGGCCAAGAAAGCCGGCGCCATCGCCTTCTTCGGCGAGAAATACGGCGACACCGTGCGCGTGGTGACCATGGGCGAGTCGAAAGAATTTTGCGGCGGCACCCATGTCGCGCGCACCGGCGACATCGCCTTCTTCAAGATCACCGAAGAAACCGGGGTGGCCCAGGGCGTGCGACGCATCGAAGCCGTCACCGGCGATGGCGCGGCGGCCTACGTGCACAAGCTGGAAGGCGAGCTGGCCTCGGCGGGCGAGCTTCTGCGCGGCGGCGCCTTCGAGGTCAGCGGCAAGGTGGCCCGCCTGCAAGCCGACCTGCGCGAGCACGAAAAAGAGATCGATCGGCTCAAGCGCAAGCTGGCCTCGGGCGGCGGACGTGATCTGCTCAGCGAGGCGCAGGACGTGGGCGGCGTGCGCGTGCTGGCCACGCGGGCCGACGTCGCCGACCCGAAGGCCCTGCGCGAGGTCGCCGATCAGCTGCGCGACAAGCTGCGCTCGGGCGTGGTGGTGCTGGCTGGCGTGGAGGGCGACAAGATCGCGCTGGTGTCGATGGTGACGCCCGATCTGGTGTCGCGCTTCAACGCCGGCAAGATCGTGGGCGAAGTGGCCAAGGATGTCGGTGGCAAGGGCGGCGGGCGCGCGGACATGGCGCAGGGGGGCGGAACGCGTCCAGACCTGCTCGACGGCGCGCTGGCTCGCGTCTTCGAGATGGTTCGTGGCTGA